AAGGTGGATAGAGCGGCTGGTTTTAACCGAATCCGTACCCTTCTTAATATCCTATTGCAAGCCAATTAAATCCAACGGTTAGAGTAAAATTATAACCTGCACCATTATTATCACAGAAAGCCATAAATTTTTGATTTGTTACATTTTTAGGGCTTACAGCCCATGTTCCTCCACCTTTTGGATGGGCTGCATTAGTTGCTACACCAGATACATGTACTGCTATATTAGGAAATTTTATAGGAAAGTTAATATTACTAGAAGTATTTGTTATAGATGTAGCAGGCAGTACGCCTTTTCCCCATTGGATGATTAACCCATTTCTGAATTTAACGTACCCATTCTGAGCCAAACTTGCCGCTACAATCCCGCCTGTCATCAACTGCGCCGCAGTATAACCGCCGACAGTAGCCGCATTACCCCCATTGGCCGCTGCCGTAATGTTGATGTTACCTGTACCATC
Above is a window of Acetonema longum DSM 6540 DNA encoding:
- a CDS encoding gp53-like domain-containing protein: MAYTTRPADNEAIANLPGDIRAVTDLVTGHIEAALAAHEAKAVSYGSTNVEEALDTAAGHQANQNNPHGVTAAQAGAVALGDAVATVTANKVVRRDENGRMAGDITGNAATATKLQMARNINGVAFDGTGNINITAAANGGNAATVGGYTAAQLMTGGIVAASLAQNGYVKFRNGLIIQWGKGVLPATSITNTSSNINFPIKFPNIAVHVSGVATNAAHPKGGGTWAVSPKNVTNQKFMAFCDNNGAGYNFTLTVGFNWLAIGY